A stretch of DNA from Carettochelys insculpta isolate YL-2023 chromosome 18, ASM3395843v1, whole genome shotgun sequence:
GTTGCCCATCCATCCCACAGGAGATCCGTGTCCTGACTGAGCCCACTCCCAGCTTCCACTAGCCTGGCCTTGGCTTCCCAGCCTTGCCCCTTGGTTCAGCTCCAAGGCATAGTTTGACTTCTATACTGGGGGCAGAAAGTGGCTCCAGTCACACCAATGGGGCCACACACTGGGGACAAATTCTGaactggctgggaggggcaccACTTCCAATATTTTTTGGAGGGGGCAGCTTTAACCCTGATTCCAGGGTCTACACAGACAACTGAAAACTCTTctatggtttggtttggtttggcgGATAACCTAGAAATATCTGATAGGAGCACTGTGTCTGATTCCTATATCAGAAAAGAAAATTTATAAAATATCAGACCCCCAAAAGCTTCAATACTAACATGCTCTGACACCCTATGGCAAGTCACTTAAGAGACACTGGTTAGGATTCAAATTGTATTGTATGTTCTTAGTCAGATACTCTTAGTAGAGTCAGGAGGAACCAtcaagatcatctagtccagtggttctcaaagtgtggtcggTGGACAAATAGCGGTCCACGACCATCTTGCAGGTGGGCTCTGGGTGCACGACTTTCCCCCCGCCTGTAGTAGGGAGCCTATCCTGGCTCTCCAGAGCTGCAGCCCCTCTGTATGTTATAGCTGTGTCTatgtttttatgctccagtagagTAATATGGATAATTTAGTACTTAAAGCTAAGCAAAGGTATtctgtcatcatgggtggttgtcTGGTAGTCTGCAGAAAGGTTTGTGTTGACCAGGATGGGccatgggccaaaaagtttgagaacccctaaCCTGGTCTGACCCCCACCGCACATGGCAAGCCAcagaacctccccccacccactcctgaaaTAGACACCTAAGTTCTGGATGAGTTACTGACATCCTCAAATCACAGTCTAAAAACTTTGAGCTAAAGAGACTTCTCCATTGACACCAGTTTAAATctgcaagtgacccatgccccatgctgcaAAGGGAGTGAAAAACTATGAGGGTTTCTGTCAATCTGacgggggagaggtgggggattcCTTCCCGGCCACTACCATGGCCATCAGTTAGACCCTGTGCATGGGGGCAAGAACCACCAGGCAGATACCAGGGGAAGAATTCTCTGTATTAACTCAGAGATCTCCCCTCCCGGtgccctctctccagctgtgggGGATTCTGGCTCCACGCAGTCACTAATGGCCACACGGCATTGGAGGCCTTCCTGTCATACCACCCCTCCATGAAATTTTCAAGCTCCATCTGGAAGGTAGGTAGGGTTTTTGCCTCACTGCTcccctggggaggctgctccagaacttcactccCCTGGTGGTTAGACACCTTCACCTCGTTTCAAGCCTCACATGTTGATGGGTAGTTTATAGCCACGAGTTCTTGCGCCAGCATTGGCTCTGAATTTAAGTAACTCCTCTTCTTCCCTGGAATTTATCCTGATGTACTTATAGGGAGCATGTGTACTCATCTCTCCTCTGCCTATCTTTGGTCAGGCTAAATACGCCAGGCTCTTTGAGTCTCCTCTCCTAGGGCAGCTTCTCAGCCCTCCGACCACCTGAgtagcccctccctgcacctgttccagtttgaattcatctttcttaaacagGGGAGACCAGACTTGCCCTCAGCACCCTGCAGGAGCCTCCTCAGTGCCTTGCACAATGGTACTAACAGTTCCCAGTCTGGGCTGGGAACACCTCGCCCAACACatcacagcctggctctgccctcttTGGATAAACGTTGGGCAGCTGAAGGTTGCTATAaatcccacctcccctgccccgactcctctcttctgcaaaataaataagtccagtttcctcagcctctcctctcttgccctccactggactttctcctatttgtccacatcctttctgtagtcaCGGTCTCaatactggacacaatactccagatacaacaagaagtcctggggcacctcatagactaacagatagtttggagcataagacctGCGGCCTAACTTTGTGGATATCAACAGGGAGCCAATTAGCATCAAATGCAATTCTATAGGACTCCCAAACTCATTTCACACTGGCCCGCAAGCGTGTTACATGGGAAGAACACTGAGCCACCACCCTGTATTCTGGATTCAGACCAGTGAGGGACATGTGCTTAGCCACCCACACCTTAAGCTCTCTCCCTTCTTGGCTATTTCTCCCACCTGCTAACAAGTCCATCTGCATGACCATTCTCAATATGCCTTTCAGCTCTGGACTGCATTGAGATACCAGGCTCTTTAAAGCAGATCGACGCCGGTAATGGGCAGGTGTTTGGAGTGAACAGCGCAGGCAATATTTACACTCTGTATGGGGCCAACTGGGTCCAGCTGCCAGGTGCCCTGAAGCACGTCACTGTTGGTCCGGCCGGAGTCTGGGgtgtcaacaacaacaacaacatctaCAAGCTGGTGGGAGGAAGCTGGAAACAGATCTCAGGTAATGCGCAGGCTGGATATGTCACGGGGACAACCAAAGGAGTCTCTGTAAGGACTCTGAGCTGGGTTCCAAACTCTCACCCTAGGCTGCTGTCATGGCTCCTGCCTGAGAGGCCACTCTCGGGAGCTGATGACATCTTCCCCCTATAGTGCCACTGGTACCAATTTTGTACCATTTTAACTACCTAGGGATGTGGATATAGTCGAATTAGTGAAAAcccctagtgtggatgcagctgcACTGTGCTTGTGTTGGTAGAGATCATCTTGGGAGATGTAGTGAAATCAGCTCTGCTGATAAGAGCCCCTTGTCAGTGTTCTAACTGTGTCTTCACTGTGGGGAGGCACTGATTTAACTGTGTCACATTCCAGACTGATACACAGCAGTACAAAATAGGCATTGTCCAGCCCTTAAACTGAACTTGAAATCTCCACCAGGCCTGGCCACACACACTTGGTACACTCGCTTGACTACATAGGGTAGGAGTGCGACTTTTCTATCAAAACTGCTGCATGCATAGAACTGTCTGCACGCTGGATTTGTAACAGTGTAAAGGTGCCTTTCACCAGCACGGCTTAATCCCCTCTCCTTTGCCTATGAGTGCCTTCAGGCCAGTGCCAGCAGAGAAAGCCCAGGCTCTCACACAGGCATACCAGTTGGACCAAGTAACCCAccgtctgtgctgctgctacaGAGTGACACAGTGAGAGGTGAAAATCCTGAGATCTTATTACATAGCTAACAGTGTCCACAGCAGGGGCATTGTACCAGGGGGTTTGCAGTGGCTTCACATCAGTTTAAAATCATACCAGGGATTAAAGGAATGCAAACTTCTTGTGTGAACAAGGCCTAAATAACTCAGGCTAAACCGAAATAACAGCTTCTTAGAGTGAAGTCCCATAGGCCTTGGCAGCAGCTGAATTAAATTAGGTAAAATTAAACTGGTGCAAAGCAGTGTATACGCAAGCCCTGATACTCCCAAGACCTCTGTGAGGCAGGAACATTTCCTGACCCCATATTCCAGGCACTGAGAGCTTAGAATCAATGAGTGCACACGTTAGCACCTAACAAAGATGTCCTGATTTCCAGGAGTGCTGAGCACTGAGGATGCCCACTGGTGTCAATGGCAGTTCTCAGTGCCTGGATTCCCCAAAATGATTTTTCAAGGGCCATTAGGTAAACTGGGAGAGGACGGGCAACCAAACCCATGAATCCTGATTCTCAGGCTACTGCTCCACACACTAGACCCCACTTCTCTGACCAATATCTCCTTCTCCTCTCACCCAATGGCTAGAGATAATTTCTTGCCAAGTTCCAAAGAGGTGATTTACTTCCTTGTTTTCTCcaggctcccccatccctgccctctcCTCTGAACGCTGTTTTCCCCTTGTTTGTTTTCAGGGCAGCTCAAGCAAATTGATGCAGGTGGAGACATGTTCATCTCTGGTGCCAACATGAatgatgacattttctgtctgCCACGCTCAGCAGCTGTCACCGTGAACAATGACTCCTCTTTGCCCTGGGTCAATATTgcaggaaagctgaagtactacAGCTGTGgtttgtggggctgctggggagttaACTCTGCAGATGACATCTTTTTCCGGTATGATGTCACCCCAGACCCTTGTGCAGGATCCAGGTGGCAGCACATTCCAGGCAAGCTGTCCATGATTGAGGTCGGGACAGAAGGCTCTGTCTACGGCGTGAACAGTGAAGGACGTATCTATCGCAGGTACAGTACAGGTGACAACAGGAGGGAAGGTTTCTCCCACAAGAGATCAGGGCCATTCCTACCTGTCACTAAGGGCATAGAGAGAATAGGATGTGACACGATGCTGTGGACCAAGCCGACCTTGGCAGCCGATGCTCGCTGATTTGCTGATCAGTGATCCCAGGTCTCTCCAGCACCCCAATGGATCTCACATCAAGACACCCACTGTTGCCTAATTGAGAATCCTCAAATGCTAACTAGCCAGGAACATGTCTACAGTCCAAAAACGGGAAGGGAGGTACAGTGCAGAGGGGAATGCTTGGAAGTCAGAGTTCTGCAGATTATGGGTGGCACAGGTCCACGCGCAGCACTTCAGGCCACCCAAACTATGCACGTGCCATCCCCATACAGGGATGGTACATCCTCCATCCTGGGGGTGCAGAACCTCCTCTGCAATTGCTTCACCTGGccagcaggggccccatgggggcCACACACAGGACTTCAGGGTCCCCACTGCTGGGTGGAGGCAGATGGAGGAAGAAGCTCCCAGACTGTTAtgccctgggagcaggggaggggagagagctgcCAATTCGGGGCACAGATCTGGCCTTTCCCCTGACTGCACACTGGGGATTCACCTTGTGTTCTCTATTTCGCTCCATCACTGGCTTTGATTCCCTGCCACCTGCCAAGGCAGAGAAAGGCCCTGTGCTGTTTGGAGGCAGGACTATTTCG
This window harbors:
- the LOC142022890 gene encoding fish-egg lectin-like, producing the protein MKLWAVLLLLPLLAGSSALDCIEIPGSLKQIDAGNGQVFGVNSAGNIYTLYGANWVQLPGALKHVTVGPAGVWGVNNNNNIYKLVGGSWKQISGQLKQIDAGGDMFISGANMNDDIFCLPRSAAVTVNNDSSLPWVNIAGKLKYYSCGLWGCWGVNSADDIFFRYDVTPDPCAGSRWQHIPGKLSMIEVGTEGSVYGVNSEGRIYRRDGITQRNPIGNTWTQVASFICKCKHVSYDLGQLWLISDQETIVRCRV